tatatatgtatacgttgagatgtataggtatgtatatttgcgtgtgtggacgtgtatgtatatacatgtgtatgagggtgggttgggccattctttcgtctgtgggaggtgggttgattagaaagggtagcgagtggtggaatgaagaagtaagattattagtgaaagagaagagagaggcatttggacgatttttgcagggaaaaaatgcaaatgagtgggagatgtataaaagaaagaggcaggaggtcaagagaaagaacaaagagctaggtacccattttatcgaccaaccccttgggcatggatgagcagctgggttgactgtggaccgactgccgcaagcaggattcgaacctatgtgctcgaacCTGGGCGACCcataaatgcgtcacggtcaggaacgctaaccgctacaccacgggagtccacacatccaagactttctctcttttGGCATCCCTATCTATGAGtttgtaatccagtcatgcccactgaccatctttcctactcgcaTACCTATTCTTGCGTGTATTCTTTTTAatttaggtattcccaatcactagtcattTTTCAGCTTCTCGCCATTTTCATtcaccttgcctctcatgatcttcctttgtATGACCAAGGGCATAAGCGCtagtaatcactcatctcttgcaATGTAATTTCGTTttaacccacatcagtctggagctcacttcctcacactcttttacacatttccacagctcctgcttcagcagttttgctactccttcctcaatTTTTGCAATCACATCAATCCCTGACATTACTCTTAGGacatttccaattcattcttcccctttacccttgagttttgttgcactcagagcctgaacatccaggtttttccTCAAACGtattacctgtctctcctttcttctcgtcttgattacatccacacgtGCAAGcccgagccttagagggacatAAAAGACAGAAATCAATATTCAATCTCATAACATTTCTTCACAAAGCACTGGCCTCTCCTCAGGTGTTGGTTACGGACAGGCGCTCGTTTCATGGACTGTGTCAACGTACTGTGCTCCTCTGATGGCCCTTTCTATCTTCTACTTCTTCGCCTCCTTCAGCAGTGTACTGCCCTGGGCCGTGTGTGGTGCCTGGGCCGACGAGACTTGTGTGGACGCCAGCACCAACATCAGCTTGGCCAACGACACCAGGGGCCTCACCACGGCGGCCGAGGACTACTTTAGGTAAGATGGCCTGAAGTTGGCGAGCTAATcttcccttcacccacactcCTCACTGGGTACACTCACAGTCCGTACAAGACACTGTGTACACAAGTATTATGTACAGTAAGCATGGTACTCTCACGCCTGATTCTTCAACTTGATGATTACTATCACCCTTCCTGCATGATTCCTGAGGCTGACACATAAGTTTGGAGTCATCTGATAACAGGTAACCTTCCTGACAGGGTGGTTGAGGATGCTTGGAATTCAGTTTGAATGACTTGGCGTTTGTCACTTAAACCGATATATAAATACATCAGTGAACAAAGAATCTTTGAAACTATCAAGAATCTTTTGCTTCTAGAATGTAAGATTTAGTTCAAGCACTTGAtttccaccatccacctgtgtcagGCTTGATTCTTTTGTCTGATTTTACCTCTTACGTCATACGTGTTGTTGGTGCATTGTTTTGTTCGTATatggtcacaccacacacacacacacacacacacacacacacacacacacacacacacacacacaacagtggccTTGGATGGCATACATATTGTCAGTGTCTGACTCGGTCCCTCCTGCTGGCCAGGAACGAGGTGACCAAGCTAGATCCTCTGGGCTTCCAAAACGGCGTGGGACTGCCGGAGTGGCGGCTCTCACTGTGTCTGCTGCTGTCGTGGGTCGCCGTCTTCCTGGTGCAGGTCAAGGGTGTCCGAAGCTCAGGCAAGACAGCCTACTTCACCGCCATCTTCCCCTACGTGGTGCTCTTTGTGATGCTGGTGCGCGGGGTCACACTCCCGGGCGCGTACAAGGGCGtcctcttcttcatcacaccaagATGGGAGAAGCTACTCGAACCAGGAGTAAGGTTCTCTCTTGTATTCCTTATCTTCTGAAGGCTGCTGATACTCTcgtttactcttatctttcttactcgaccgccttttcccgcgttagccaggaacagacgaaggaaggccacatctgctcacattcattctcgagttaaccccaaacctcaccttgataccaagaatcttttagttttgccATCTAGTGATAATTTTACTGCAGACTCCAACCTATTCAGAGCCTCTGATATAAATGCATCCTCTAGCAATAACAATACCggtaagaatatcttaatcagaaactcgcCAGAAAACTCTGCGAGTTGTGTTTGCAGAaaaccttgtaaaagctgtaatatgtttgaTATTGGGCTGACTCATGAGGCTTTCTCTATTAGACTTAGCAACAAAAATATTGCATAAGAACAAGACAGGTTTCTAATGCCCAGTGTATTCATGTTAGGAATCATGACTTGTACTGATATGtaatcaatacaatggtcatgataATAGTGATATTTCAAGTATAACCTGTTACTCTTTGATCAGTTGTCTTGATTTCATTACAGTAGTGCTAATACAAGTATAACCTGTACCTCTTTGATCAACTGAAATATCATTGCATCTTCCCTTATTAGATATACAAATAATTGTAAcgtgaatatcagtgaaggtctatataactAAATACCTTTGAAGGAGACAAAACTTGTACACCGTTTGTAGTCTTGAACACAATAGATTTTACGAGAGACGCAGTGCCAGACCCGAAAATCATAAAACACAAACACGTGTACCAACGCGTCTAACTtactattttttcatacatattcgccacttcccaagttagcaaggtagtgttaagaacagaggactgagtctccGAGGGAATATTTTCACTTGGCTCCCCTCCCTGTTCCCtatttttgaaaatcaaaaaacgggaggggaggatttccagccccccgctccctctccttttagtcgctttctacgacacgcagggaataagtgggaagtatttttcctcccctatccccagggacaatatatatatatatatatatatatatatatatatattgtcttttcctagcactacgttgggggggggatgctatttcatgtgtggcggggtggcgacgggaatgaataaaggcagcaagtaagaatatatatatatatatatatatatatatatatatatatatatatatatatatatatatatatatatatatatatatatatatccgtgtatgtatatatatgtatacgttgaaatgtataggtatgtatatgggcgtgtgtggacgtgtatgtatacatgtgtatgtgggtgggtagggccgttttttcgtctgcttccttgtgttacctcgctaacgcgggagacagcgacaaagtataatgataatgataatatatatatatatatatatatatatatatatatatatatatatatatatatatatatatatatatatatatatatatatatatattttttttttttttttttttgctttgtcgctgtttcccgcgtttgcaaggtagcgcaaggaaacagacgaaagaaatggcccaacccacccccatacacatgtatatacatacgtccacacacgcaaatatacatacctacacagctttccatagtttaccccaatcgcttcacatgccctgattcaatccactgacagcacgtcaaccccggtataccacatcgatccaatgcactctattccttgcccgcctttcaccctcctgcatgttcaggccccgatcacacaaaatctttttcactccatctttccacctccaatttggtctcccacttctcctcgttccctccacctctgacacatatatcctcttggtcaatctttcctcactcattctctccatgtgcccaaaccatttcaaaacaccctcttttgctctctcaaccacgctctttttatttccacacatctctcttacccttacgttacttactcgatcaaaccacctcacaccacacattgtcctcaaacatctcatttccagcacatccatcctcctgcgcacaactctatccatagcccacgcctcgcaaccatacaacattgttggaaccactattccttcaaacatacccatttttgctttccgagataatgttctcgacttccacacattcttcaaggctcccaggattttcgccctctcccccaccctatgatccacttccgcttccatggttccattcgctgccagatccactcccagatatctaaaacactttacttcctccagtttttctccattcaaacttacctcccaattgactttaccctcaaccctactgtacctaataaccttgctcttattcacatttactcttaactttcttctttcacacactttaccaaactcagtcaccagcttctgcagtttctcacatgaatcagccaccagcgctgtatcatcagcgaacaacaactgactcacttcccaagctctctcatccacaacagacttcatagttgcccctctttccaaaactcttgcattcacctccctaacaaccccatccataaacaaattaaacaaccatggagacatcacacacccctgccgcaaacctacattcactgagaaccaatcactttcctctcttcctacaagtacacatgccttacatatacatatacatatatatacatatacacatatatacatatacatatatatatatattacccttccCTCAATTCTCTCCATACCGAACACATGCACGTGCGGCACGTGGCGAACATCTGTGGAGTAACACGTGTGCAAAACATCTGGTCTGAGGCGAAGTGTTCGTTATCAGTACCTCGCCAACACCAGCACACCTGTTCGACACCCTGGCTCAACTGTACATAACATTCTGGTTCAGGAGAGCATTGGTTGCGTGGTGCGGTGCAGGAGGCATAATCCCCTCACCTACAGTAGCGCATCGCACATCAAGGCAGGGTTTCGGCCCTTCACGCCAGGTTGTTTCTTCATCTTGAAGCTACAGAGTGACGCTTCTAGACTGAACATATTTGTACTTTTGATGATGtactttataacacacacacacacacacacacacacacacacacacacacacacacatatatatatatatatatatatatatatatatatatatatatatatatatatatatatatatatatatacatatatatatattatttttttttttattatactttgtcgctgtctcccgcgtttgcgaggtagcgcaaggaaacagacgaaagaaatggcccaaccccccccatacacatgtatatacatacgtccacacacgcaaatatacatacctacacagctttccatggtttacccaagacgcttcacatgccctgattcaatccactgacagcacgtcaaccccagtataccacatcgctccaattcactctattccttgccctcctttcaccctcctgcatgttcaggccccgatcacacaaaatctttttcactccatctttccacctccaatttgatctccctcttctcctcgttccctccacctccgacacatatatcctcttggtcaatctttcctcactcattctctccatgtgcccaaaccacttcaaaacaccctcttctgctctctcaaccacgctctttgtatttccacacatctctcttacccttacgttactcactcgatcaaaccacctcacaccacacattgtcctcaaacatctcatttccagcacatccatcctcctgcgcacaactctatccatagcccacgcctcgcaaccatacagcattgttggaaccactattccttcaaacatacctatttttgctttccgagataatgttctcgacttccacacattcttcaaggcccccagaattttcgccccctcccccaccctatgatccacttccgcttccatggttccatccgctgccagatccactcccagatatctaaaacacttcacttcctccagtttttctccattcaaactcacctctcaattgacttgaccctcaaccctactgtacctaataaccttgctcttattcacatttactcttaactttattcttccacgcactttaccaaactcagtcaccagcttctgcagtttctcacatgaatcagccaccagcgctgtatcatcagcgaacaacaactgactcacttcccaagctctctcatccccaacagacttcatacttgcccctctttccaaaactcttgcatttacctccctaacaaccccatccataaacaaattaaacaaccatggagacatcacacacccctgccgcaaacctacattcactgaaaaccaatcactttcctctcttcctacacgtacacatgccttacatcctcgataaaaacttttcactgcttctaacaactttcctcccacaccatatattcttaataccttccacagagcatctctatcaactctatcatatgccttctccagatccataaatgctacatacaaatccatttgcttttctaagtatttctcacatacattatatatatatatatatatatatatatatatatatatatatatatatatatatatatatatatatatatatatatatatatatatataatattagtgAAGCTGGAAGCAGGTTTTCTCAAATGCACATAGAACTGAATATGATACCATATTCAGAATTATTAATcatttttcttatgttctctaattttctcagtatcattctaccattacatgggtgctcaaacaccagttgtccaaaaatatccattttatttcaatcaagctttcgccttcacagaagcAATATCAGGAACAGTGTTAagcgaggtaggaatatagaaagttcATCACTAAGTACACTTAAGTTGGGCCAAGGGATACCACCATTGACCAGATGTGGAATTGAGGTTAGAtcaggctcgtctgattctctctgatctTCGTAACCTAACATCGGACCGGGTGGGTCAGCGACGTGTCCCACCTGTCTCAAAACTGCATTAAGTCTGTGTCCTATTGGCGGGCTATCAAAGAGCAGTAtgacgcattacacatgacagctagagactgagtgtgaacgaatgcggccttttttttttttgtctgttttcctggtgctacttagcTGAAGCGGGGGAagagtgatgctgtttcttgttgggcggggtagcgccaggaatggatggaggcaagtatgaatatgtacaagtgaatatatatgtatgtctgtgtatgtgtatgtatgtatatgtacgtgtatgggcgtatataaatatatatatatatatatatatatatatatatatatatatatatatatatatatatatatatatatatatatatgaacgaagtgcatatgaacgcgcactttcatagaacatacaaaccccgcTGTTCACCAACGTcagaggaagggtattcgagtacatagtgttcgaatagtcatttccctattaggcgCGATCATAgtttagcggtagcgctcccgcctgttacgcaggggtcccgggttcgaacctggctgttgaggtttgtatgttgtatatatatgtatatatatatatcatgattaaaaCCTTTAACACTACGTGAAAACTGATCTATGATGCGTATCCTCCCTTGcgtggtgtgcaggtgtggtacGCGGCGGTAGAGCAGGCGTTCTTTAGCTTGGCTGTTGGGTTTGGGGTAATTACTGTCCTAGCGTCGTACAACACCTTCCGCCATGATGTGTACCGCGACGCTACCATCATCTCCTTCGCTGACACCTTCACCTCACTCCTGGCTGGCTTCACCACCTTCTCCATCCTGGGTCACCTGGCAGAGCTGCTGGGTGTTGAGGTGTCGCAGGTGATCAAGGGTGGTGGCACCTCCCTGGCATTCATCAGCTACCCTGACGTCTTAGCCAGGTTCCAGTACGTTCCTCAAGTGTTTTCCGTCCTGTTCTTCTTGATGATGTTCACACTGTGTCTGGGCAGCAACATGCACACCAGCAATGTggccataaccatcatcatggacCAGTTCCCTCACGTACGGACGTGGAAGGTGACTTGTATGTGATCCCACAAGGCCAGCACGTCCTCACCCTCGTCAACCACTACTGTGGGGTGAGTCAACCAAGCGTATTACCGTTTTGTTTACTGATCCTTTGATGATTGGTGTAATGGGATAACTCATAGCACTAAAATCCTCACACTTTACAAAAGTTGAAATGGATCTGATTCTTAATGACTTGTCAGATGAACTTGGTTGTATGCGTATTTAATATTTCTTTACGTTCAAATTCCGATTGAAATCATCTTACACCAGTACGACTAACCTACTATCTTCAGGCGTCGTAACCGAATAGATTTCCCATGCCTGTATGTCACTGCCACGCTGTTCTGTCACTACTCAGTTCAATTTGTTGAtattctctttacacacacacacacacacacacacacacacacacacacacacacacacacacacacacatacacatgtatatgtggactcataagaatatatatatatatatatatatatatatatatatatatatatatatatatatatatatttttttttttttttttttcatactattcgccatttcccgcattagcgaggtagcgttaagaacagaggactgggcctttgagggaatatcctcatatggcccccttctctgttccttcttttggaaaatttaaaaaaaaaatgagaggggaggatttccagccccccgctcccttcccttttagtcgccttctacgacatgcagggaatacgtgggaagtattctttctcccctatatatatttatctatttattcactttgccctgtcgccgtcccccgcgccagcgaggcagcgcaaggaaacagacgaaagaacggcccaacccacccacacacacacgtatatacatacacgtccacacacaccacatacacacacctatacatctcaacgtatacatacacacacacacacagacatatacacatatacccatgtacacaattcacactgtctgcccccattcattcccatcgccaccccgccacacatggaacaacaacatcctccccccccatgtgtgtgaggcagcgctaggaaaagacaacaaaggccccattcgttcacactcagtctccagctgtcatgcaacaatgcaccgaaaccacagctccctttccacatccaggccccacagaaccctccatggcccaccccaaacGCTCCACACGCCCCGGCTCaacccattgacaccacgtcgaccccagtacaccacatcgttccaattcactccactccccgcacgccccccaccctcccgcatgttcaggccccgataactcaaaatctttttcactccatccctccccctccaatttggtctcccacttctcgttccctccatatatatatatatatatatatatatatatatatatatatatatatatatatatatatatatatatattgttacgaacgtgtgcgcgtgtgcccacatgttcgtgtatataacatgtgtgtgCCCTTGcgtatagagatgtcttcctctgagaatggctcggagcttctgttcccactAAGCATTAGGCTTAATGATTTAATTTTGAAGCctatggtcatttgtccttgagctgtcaattAATTACGGAGTGTGAGCTGCCCAGAATGTGCGACGCTAGAATACCCCAACCAACcacaagtgctcttagtcccatagccaatcaagggtggcgttatagcgagcagggcggagactcgtctttgtaataaatacccatgacacccgctgagaggcctctctctctagcccagcgaggtaagtggttctccgctgctgtaagcctgtaagcccgttacccgagtactgtgctgtaagcctgtaagcccgttataattatcaaagtgtaatgttattattatttattcatttattattttgctttgtcgctgtctcccgcgtttgcgaggtagcgcaaggaaacagacgaaggaaatggcccaacccacctccatatacatgtatatacatacacgtccacacacgcaaatatacatacccatacatctcaatttacacacacacacacacacacatatatatatatatatatatatatatatatatatatatatatatatatatatatatatacacacagacaattacatatatacacatgtacacaattcacactgtctgcctttattcattcccatcgccacctctccacacatggaataacatccccctcccccctcatgtgtgcgaggtagcgctaggaaaagacaacaaaggccccattcgttcaaactcaatctctagctgtcatgcagtaatgcccgaaaccacagctccctttccacatccaggccccacagaactttccatggtttaccccagacgcttcacatgccctgattcattccattgacagcacgtcgaccccggtataccacatcgatccaattcactctattccttgcccgcccttcaccctcctgcatgttcaggccccgatcactcaaaatctttttcactccatctttccacctccaatttggtctcccacttctcctcgttccctccacctccgacacatatatcctcttggtcaatcttttctctctcattctctccatgtgcccaaaccatttcaaaacaccctcttctgctctctcaaccacgctctttttatttccacacatctctcttacccttacattacttactcgatcaaaccacctcacaccacatattgtcctcaaacatctcatttccagcacatccaccctcctgcgcacaactctatccatagcccacgcctcgcaaccatacaacattgttggaaccactatttcttgaaacatacccatttttgctttccgagataatgttctcgacttccacacattcttcaaggctcccaggattttcgccccctcccccaccctatgattcacttccgcttccatggttccatccgctgccagatccactcccagatatctaaaacacttcacttcctccagtttttctccattcaaacttacctcccagttgactttaccctcaaccctactgtacctaataaccttgctcttattcacatttactcttaactttcttctttcacacactttaccaaactcagtcaccagcttctgcagtttctcacatgaatcagccaccagcgctgtatcatcagcgaacaacaactgactcacttcccaagctctctcatccccaacagacttcatacttgcccttctttccaaaactcttgcattcacctccctaacaactccatccataaacaaattaaacaaccatggagagatcacacacccctgccgcaaacctacattcactgagaaccaatcactttcctctcttcctacacgtacacatgccttacatcctcgataaaaacttttcactgcttctaacaacttgcctcccacaccatatgtttttagtaccttccacagagcatctctatcaactctatcatatgccttctccagatccataaatgctacatacaaatccatttgcttttctaagtatttctcacatatattcttcaaagcaaacatatatatatatatatatatatatatatatatatatatatatatatatatatatatatatatatatatatataaatatatatatatatatatatatatatatatatatatatatatatatatatatatatatatatatatatatatatatatagcttgtcgTAAATTCTTGTTTGTTATAGTgatatgtttttgttttcttcgTGTGACAACATCAACCCTTTATATTTAACTTTCCAGACTCGAGATTCTGCCTGGCCCTCCAGACAAAATGGTATTGTGGGACTTTTTCGAGCAAATAAACAAGAAATACACGCCTTCCAagaaattttcaaatattttcttattttcacgGGGGCATTTCTTACCTTCCAGTCGCTAATGGCAATAGCTCTGACTTTCCAGGGATGGATGATATAGTTTCTAACGCTTCCCAGTAACTTGAGACAGTGTTTCAGATCTTTGGGCACTCGTCGCGTACACCTGAATATTTTTTGCCAAACTTAGCTTATCTTTCAGGAGCTTCGTAAAACGTTTCTAATGTTACAGAGATTCACAGGGATTCATGACCTGATAATTTCTGACAACTTCTGTAGTCTTATACAGATAagagataatgatatacatattcatcTTCCAGCGAGTTTGATGGTAATATTTCTGAGGTTTTGGGGTATTGTTTATTCTAATGTCTGAGCGACTAATCATTATGGTTAGGACCTTCGTGGTATTCATTATACTATCTCTCTCTTAACAGCTAGAGACATGAAGTAATTTTCTTTATGCTCCCGATATAACAGCGACCTTTATCCTATATAGGGAATGTCCATCATCCTGTTGATGGTGTTCTACGATCGAGATATGACAGCGACCTTTATCCTGTACAGGGAGTGTCCATCATCCTGTTGATGGTGTTTGAAGTGGTAGCCATCATGTGGGTGTATGGCATCAGGAAATTCAAAGCCGACATCGAGTTCATGTTGAGGAGGAAGACAGGTCTTTACTGGAAGATCTGCTGGGGCGTCGTCAACCCTTTGTTCCTGAGTGTTGTGTTTGTCTACAGTCAGCTGGAGGCCAAACCTCTCACCTACGGCTCATACGTGTTTGGCACCGTAGCTACAGGTAAGACCACTCGACAAGATGAATAACTATACTTATTATTATACGGAGTTAGAATCAACAgcaacatttctcttttttttccacctcattAAGATCATTGGTCCTTAGTCCAAGGTTAATTTTTGTTGTCAACATTCTGAATTCTTACGCTCTACTTTCAACAAAAATCCAATTTTCTCACTTATTTCCCTGAGAGCGAGGTAGGTGACAGCAGGTGTATGCATGTTTTTGATTCCTAACTACCTAGTGTCTAGCcttaaaagaaaagtaaaagaaagaccGTGCTTTTCTATCAGAATTGATATACTATTTTGTTGTCTGTTGCAAGAAACCCATCATGGAAACACCCCAAGTTTTCACAACTGTCCAGAACACTTCAGTGTCTCAGCTGTTACAGAGTTCATAGTTAATCATTTGAAGAAAGATAATCGTTTATGTATCAAAAAAATTTATGCTTGTTTATCAGTTTAGAGTCATTtagctttttcttccttttcatatcACAGCATTTCATTAGTTCAAGAAAACATCTTAAGGGTTGTATGATTATTACACAGTACACGGAATACCTACAGTTACAAGGAAACAGTTTGTGGTAAGTGAATGGTTGTCTTCAACAGATATATTCGATGTCGTGTTCTCATGTCTCAGGTGTTGGGATAAGTCTGGCAGCGCTGGCGGTGCTGCTGGTGCCCCTAatcttcctgctggaggtgaagcagagatACGCCGACGCCCCCACACTCTGAGAGGCCGTAAGAAACACCTTCAGACCAACCCCGGAGTGGTGCCCCAGAGACCCCGCTCTCCGGCAGGAATATCGGCAGTTCATCTTGAAATTAAACCAGCAACATATCGGTTGATTCAAGTCAGTTGATGATGACTGACGACTTGTCTTGCGAGTCTCTAGTAGCATGAAGACTCAAGATGATCCAGGACTGGTCTGGATAACGTTCCAGTTTGAGCCAGAGGCTCTGCGTGGCGAGGGTGTGTTGAACTCCTGcttccagaaagagagagagagagaga
This window of the Panulirus ornatus isolate Po-2019 chromosome 10, ASM3632096v1, whole genome shotgun sequence genome carries:
- the LOC139750710 gene encoding sodium-dependent nutrient amino acid transporter 1-like, whose translation is MALSIFYFFASFSSVLPWAVCGAWADETCVDASTNISLANDTRGLTTAAEDYFRNEVTKLDPLGFQNGVGLPEWRLSLCLLLSWVAVFLVQVKGVRSSGKTAYFTAIFPYVVLFVMLVRGVTLPGAYKGVLFFITPRWEKLLEPGVWYAAVEQAFFSLAVGFGVITVLASYNTFRHDVYRDATIISFADTFTSLLAGFTTFSILGHLAELLGVEVSQVIKGGGTSLAFISYPDVLARFQYVPQVFSVLFFLMMFTLCLGSNMHTSNVAITIIMDQFPHVRTWKGVSIILLMVFEVVAIMWVYGIRKFKADIEFMLRRKTGLYWKICWGVVNPLFLSVVFVYSQLEAKPLTYGSYVFGTVATDIFDVVFSCLRCWDKSGSAGGAAGAPNLPAGGEAEIRRRPHTLRGRKKHLQTNPGVVPQRPRSPAGISAVHLEIKPATYRLIQVTVMSMKNTPSGTINDAGDLKSRKSNGYTLENL